In Streptomyces canus, one DNA window encodes the following:
- a CDS encoding glycosyltransferase family 2 protein — protein sequence MNAKPDVQLPAVSVIMPVLDEERHLRGAVQAILAQEYAGEMEVVIALGPSTDRTDEIAAQLVAEDSRVHTVPNPTGRTPAALNAAIKASRHPIVVRVDGHGMLSPNYIATAVRLLEETGAQNVGGIMHAEGENDWEHAVAAAMTSKIGVGNAAFHTGGEAQSAETVYLGVFRREALEQQGGYNEEFIRAQDWELNFRIREAGGLIWFSPELRVSYRPRPSVKALAKQYKDYGRWRHVVARYHEGSINLRYLAPPTAVCAIAAGIVVGAALTPLGFVVPGGYLAAIVLGSLPAGKGLPLKARLQIPVALATMHMCWGYGFLTSPRSLARRVIASRRPAVLNKV from the coding sequence ATGAACGCCAAGCCCGACGTGCAGCTCCCCGCCGTATCTGTGATCATGCCCGTCCTCGACGAGGAGCGGCATCTGCGCGGAGCCGTCCAAGCGATCCTCGCGCAGGAGTACGCCGGCGAGATGGAGGTCGTGATCGCCCTCGGTCCGTCCACGGACCGCACGGACGAGATCGCGGCTCAGCTCGTAGCGGAAGACTCCCGCGTCCACACCGTCCCGAACCCCACCGGCCGCACCCCCGCCGCCCTCAACGCCGCGATCAAGGCCTCCCGCCACCCGATCGTCGTCCGCGTGGACGGGCACGGCATGCTCTCGCCGAACTACATCGCGACCGCCGTACGGCTCCTGGAGGAGACCGGCGCGCAGAACGTCGGCGGCATCATGCACGCCGAGGGCGAGAACGACTGGGAGCACGCGGTCGCCGCCGCGATGACCTCGAAGATAGGTGTGGGCAACGCGGCCTTCCACACCGGTGGCGAGGCACAGTCGGCCGAGACCGTCTACCTCGGTGTCTTCCGGCGCGAGGCGCTGGAGCAACAGGGCGGCTACAACGAGGAGTTCATCCGCGCCCAGGACTGGGAGCTGAACTTCCGGATCCGTGAGGCGGGCGGGCTGATCTGGTTCTCGCCGGAGCTCAGGGTGTCGTACCGCCCGAGGCCGAGCGTGAAGGCCCTCGCCAAGCAGTACAAGGACTACGGCCGCTGGCGGCACGTCGTCGCCCGCTACCACGAGGGCTCCATCAACCTGCGCTACCTCGCCCCGCCGACCGCGGTGTGCGCGATCGCGGCCGGAATCGTGGTCGGCGCCGCGCTGACCCCGCTCGGCTTCGTCGTCCCCGGCGGCTACCTCGCGGCGATCGTCCTCGGCTCGCTGCCCGCGGGCAAGGGGCTCCCGCTCAAGGCACGGCTCCAGATCCCGGTGGCGCTCGCCACCATGCACATGTGCTGGGGCTACGGCTTCCTGACCAGCCCGCGCTCGCTGGCCAGGCGGGTCATCGCCTCGCGGCGGCCCGCGGTGCTGAACAAGGTGTGA
- a CDS encoding LCP family protein has product MSKTCGGPDAWRAGPVGWVGRTGTLTTQYSVQDVAPGTEAESGHGSRRAPRKHRMLRWSATTLAVLILAVAGTGYLYYRHLNSNIEQDDLNLGDNKVAEPTPNAAGQTPLNILIIGSDARDNEENQKLGGAKETFGSTPLADVQMLLHLSADRTNLSVVSMPRDTLVKIPKCTDPDDGKVYAASNGRAMTNQSLGHGGPGCTVATWQELTGIHIDHFMMVDFSGVVSMADAIGGVPVCVDANIHSRDSQGHGSGLKLEKGTSSVKGVQALQWLRTRYGFEDGSDLARAKAQHMYMNSMVRELRENATMSSPNKLRKLAEQATKAITVDSGLGTVKKLYDLSNELRKVEPERITMTTMPNRYVGARVEPTEDAEQLFRLVREDIALDGKDAKKATAEKAEAASDDPAAAKDEIGVLVQNGTRTSSLAAASGRASTVAGLLVEKGYDKAVSDRTTSLSEAATLVRYPSAELEGDAQAVAKSLGIPMSSVKKSTDVSGVTLVVGADWREGTTYKAAKKDNTTPKTAEALNGADDSACMHVNPGFTW; this is encoded by the coding sequence ATGTCTAAGACGTGCGGCGGGCCCGACGCATGGCGTGCGGGTCCGGTGGGGTGGGTGGGGAGGACGGGAACGTTGACAACGCAATACAGCGTGCAGGACGTCGCGCCGGGGACCGAGGCGGAATCCGGGCACGGCAGCCGGAGGGCGCCGCGCAAGCACCGGATGCTCAGATGGTCCGCGACGACGCTCGCGGTGCTGATACTCGCGGTGGCCGGGACCGGCTACCTCTACTACCGGCACCTGAACTCCAACATCGAGCAGGACGATCTGAACCTGGGCGACAACAAGGTCGCCGAGCCGACGCCGAACGCGGCGGGCCAGACCCCGCTGAACATCCTGATCATCGGTTCCGACGCACGGGACAACGAGGAGAACCAGAAGCTGGGCGGCGCCAAGGAGACGTTCGGCTCCACTCCCCTCGCGGACGTGCAGATGCTGCTGCACCTGTCCGCCGACCGCACCAACCTCTCGGTCGTCAGCATGCCGCGCGACACCCTCGTGAAGATCCCCAAGTGCACGGACCCGGACGACGGCAAGGTGTACGCGGCGAGCAACGGCCGGGCGATGACCAACCAGAGCCTCGGCCACGGCGGCCCGGGCTGCACGGTGGCCACCTGGCAGGAGCTCACCGGAATCCACATCGACCACTTCATGATGGTCGACTTCTCGGGAGTGGTGTCCATGGCCGACGCCATCGGCGGCGTCCCGGTCTGCGTGGACGCCAACATCCACTCGCGGGACAGCCAGGGACACGGCTCCGGCCTGAAGCTGGAGAAGGGCACCTCCTCCGTCAAGGGCGTGCAGGCCCTCCAGTGGCTGCGCACCCGCTACGGCTTCGAGGACGGCAGCGACCTCGCCCGCGCCAAGGCTCAGCACATGTACATGAACTCGATGGTCCGCGAGCTGCGCGAGAACGCCACCATGAGCAGCCCGAACAAGCTGCGCAAGCTCGCCGAGCAGGCGACGAAGGCCATCACCGTCGACTCGGGGCTCGGCACCGTCAAGAAGCTCTACGACCTCAGCAACGAGCTGCGGAAGGTGGAGCCGGAGCGCATCACCATGACCACGATGCCCAACCGGTACGTGGGCGCACGGGTGGAGCCCACCGAGGACGCCGAGCAGCTCTTCCGGCTGGTGCGCGAGGACATCGCGCTCGACGGCAAGGACGCGAAGAAGGCGACCGCCGAGAAGGCCGAGGCGGCCTCCGACGACCCGGCCGCCGCGAAGGACGAGATCGGGGTGCTGGTCCAGAACGGCACCCGCACCAGCTCCCTGGCCGCGGCGAGCGGCCGGGCGAGCACGGTGGCCGGACTGCTGGTGGAGAAGGGCTACGACAAGGCGGTCTCCGACCGGACGACGTCCCTGAGCGAGGCGGCGACGCTGGTGCGCTACCCGAGCGCCGAGTTGGAGGGTGATGCCCAGGCGGTCGCCAAGTCCCTGGGCATTCCGATGAGTTCGGTGAAGAAGTCGACCGATGTCTCCGGGGTCACGCTCGTCGTGGGAGCGGACTGGCGCGAGGGTACGACGTACAAGGCTGCCAAGAAGGACAACACCACCCCGAAGACGGCTGAGGCCCTCAACGGGGCGGACGACTCGGCCTGCATGCACGTCAACCCGGGGTTCACCTGGTGA
- a CDS encoding LCP family protein produces MDAQGRGRADDVDPADQWVLNPNTGEYELRLSPSAPQSGIPGPRRAAPSPSRTGAPGSRTTAPVAPGRDVPPPRRRRGAPPEEPLPGRRGRRPVKQKSKAKKALLWTGGTMAFVLVAGATTGYFYLKHLEGNVGTTDVGDAAASNFSKDEAFNILIIGTDKRTGEGNEGYGDAGSVGHADTNILLHVAKDRTNATALSIPRDLIVDIPDCQTKQEDGTEAVVAGQDGVRFNRSLGERGRDAGCTMRTVEAATGIKPDHFVMADFNAVKTLTTAVDGVEVCVENAVNDKKSKLVLPAGASKVEGEQALAFVRTRHAFGNEGDLDRIKVQQQFLGSLMRKMTSGDTLTSPTKLLKLAEAATNALTVDKAIGTVGTLKDIALELKKVPTKNISFMTIPVVDNPAETVKATVVVDKTRAPAIFDAIAGDVSFTEVKAQEKKEKAEVAARLKGTKSAASDVRVRILNGGAAGGSAQQQLSYLQTEAGVTKSENAGNAGATLAKTTLEYAPGQADQARRLADIMGLSGSAMKPGKSVTNAQGLPAMTLTLGKDFKGAGVKLNSSTAAAPGVDKSTADKAQCAS; encoded by the coding sequence GTGGACGCACAAGGCCGTGGGCGGGCGGACGACGTCGACCCCGCAGACCAGTGGGTGCTCAATCCGAACACCGGCGAATACGAACTGCGACTGAGCCCTTCCGCACCGCAGTCGGGCATTCCCGGTCCGCGCAGAGCCGCGCCCTCGCCGAGCAGGACGGGCGCGCCGGGCAGCCGTACGACCGCCCCCGTGGCCCCCGGCCGGGACGTACCGCCGCCGCGCAGGCGCCGGGGCGCGCCGCCCGAGGAGCCACTGCCGGGGCGGCGCGGACGGCGACCGGTCAAGCAGAAGTCGAAGGCGAAGAAGGCCCTGCTGTGGACCGGCGGCACGATGGCGTTCGTCCTGGTCGCCGGTGCCACGACGGGCTACTTCTACCTCAAGCACCTCGAGGGCAATGTCGGCACGACCGACGTCGGCGACGCGGCAGCCAGCAACTTCAGCAAGGACGAGGCCTTCAACATCCTCATCATCGGCACCGACAAGCGCACCGGTGAGGGCAACGAGGGCTACGGCGACGCGGGCAGCGTGGGCCACGCCGACACCAACATCCTGCTGCACGTCGCCAAGGACCGGACGAACGCGACCGCGCTCAGCATCCCGCGCGACCTGATCGTCGACATACCGGACTGCCAGACCAAGCAGGAGGACGGCACCGAGGCGGTCGTCGCGGGGCAGGACGGTGTCCGCTTCAACAGGAGCCTCGGCGAGAGGGGCCGGGACGCCGGCTGCACGATGCGCACGGTCGAGGCGGCCACCGGCATCAAGCCCGACCACTTCGTGATGGCCGACTTCAACGCGGTGAAGACCCTGACCACGGCGGTGGACGGGGTCGAGGTCTGTGTGGAGAACGCCGTCAACGACAAGAAGTCGAAGCTCGTCCTGCCCGCGGGCGCGTCGAAGGTGGAGGGCGAGCAGGCCCTCGCCTTCGTGCGCACCCGGCACGCCTTCGGCAACGAGGGCGACCTGGACCGGATCAAGGTACAGCAGCAGTTCCTGGGCTCGCTGATGCGCAAGATGACCTCCGGCGACACCCTCACCAGCCCCACCAAGCTGCTGAAGCTGGCGGAGGCCGCGACCAACGCGCTGACCGTGGACAAGGCGATCGGCACGGTCGGCACGCTCAAGGACATCGCCCTGGAGCTGAAGAAGGTGCCGACGAAGAACATCAGCTTCATGACGATCCCCGTGGTCGACAATCCCGCCGAGACCGTCAAGGCGACGGTGGTCGTCGACAAGACGAGGGCACCCGCGATCTTCGACGCGATCGCGGGCGACGTCTCCTTCACCGAGGTCAAGGCGCAGGAGAAGAAGGAGAAGGCGGAGGTCGCGGCCCGGCTCAAGGGCACCAAGTCCGCCGCGTCCGACGTCCGCGTGCGCATCCTCAACGGCGGTGCGGCGGGGGGCAGCGCGCAGCAGCAGCTCTCCTACCTCCAGACCGAGGCGGGCGTGACCAAGTCCGAGAACGCGGGCAACGCCGGGGCGACGCTGGCGAAGACGACCCTGGAGTACGCCCCCGGCCAGGCCGACCAGGCGCGCCGGCTGGCGGACATCATGGGGCTTTCCGGCTCGGCGATGAAGCCGGGCAAGAGCGTCACCAACGCCCAGGGCCTGCCGGCCATGACGCTCACCCTGGGCAAGGACTTCAAGGGCGCGGGCGTGAAGCTCAACTCCTCCACGGCGGCCGCACCGGGCGTGGACAAGTCCACGGCGGACAAGGCGCAGTGCGCGAGCTGA
- a CDS encoding LCP family protein — protein sequence MGHSSVHEEGARPDVRPAEGPGPGGPGRHGRRRARAQRKHRVLRWSATTLAVLILGSAGAGYLYYQHLNGNIRKGERSSGDSKAQKAEANAAGQTPLNILLIGSDSRNSDENVKLGGSRDNRGNPPLGDVQMLIHLSADRKSAAMVSIPRDTRVDIPKCTDPDTGEKYPPTTDIINTSLARGGAGCTLATWQNLTGVYIDHWMTIDFSGVVRMADAIGGVSVCVKQNVWDRPTADVPGGSGLKMTAGTHKVEDEQALQWLRTRHAWGSDLMRARAQHMYLNSMIRTLKGQNVFTDTPRLMGLAEAATKSLKVSEEIGSVKKLYDLGMQLKSVPTDRITSVTMPNVQDPKNKDHVVPDGANADKLWEMLRDDVPLDNKGKASEGKKTVAATKTPSAPDDEIGVLVQNATATSTRGPAGGRAGTIAEELVRKGFLQASKDATAGLSEDRTVVRYPSADLEGDAQRIAKSLGIPMSSVKKSTDVSGVTLVVGADWRTGTAYPKQSEAKAGDLPGNSDAINGSDTGQCMDVYSVYQW from the coding sequence ATGGGGCACAGCAGTGTGCACGAGGAGGGGGCGCGGCCGGATGTACGGCCCGCCGAGGGGCCCGGTCCGGGCGGACCCGGGCGGCACGGGCGGCGGCGGGCCAGGGCCCAGCGCAAGCACCGGGTGCTCAGATGGTCGGCGACCACGCTCGCCGTGCTGATACTTGGCAGCGCCGGTGCGGGATACCTCTACTACCAGCATCTGAACGGCAACATCCGCAAGGGAGAGCGCAGCAGCGGCGACTCCAAGGCGCAAAAAGCCGAGGCCAACGCGGCCGGGCAGACGCCGTTGAACATCCTGCTGATCGGCTCGGACAGCCGCAACTCCGACGAGAACGTGAAGCTCGGCGGCAGCAGGGACAACCGCGGCAACCCGCCACTGGGCGATGTGCAGATGCTCATCCACCTGTCGGCGGACCGCAAGAGCGCCGCGATGGTGAGCATCCCGCGCGACACCCGGGTCGACATCCCCAAGTGCACGGACCCGGACACCGGGGAGAAGTACCCGCCGACCACCGACATCATCAACACGTCCCTGGCGCGCGGTGGCGCCGGCTGCACGCTCGCCACCTGGCAGAACCTCACCGGGGTCTACATCGACCACTGGATGACGATCGACTTCTCGGGCGTGGTGAGGATGGCGGACGCCATCGGCGGTGTCTCCGTCTGTGTGAAGCAGAACGTGTGGGACCGCCCGACGGCCGACGTGCCCGGCGGCTCCGGGCTGAAGATGACGGCGGGCACGCACAAGGTCGAGGACGAGCAGGCCCTGCAATGGCTGCGCACCCGGCACGCCTGGGGCAGCGACCTGATGCGGGCCAGGGCCCAGCACATGTATCTGAACTCGATGATCCGGACGCTGAAGGGGCAGAACGTCTTCACCGACACCCCGCGGCTGATGGGCCTCGCCGAGGCGGCCACGAAGTCCCTCAAGGTGTCCGAGGAGATCGGCTCGGTCAAGAAGCTCTACGACCTGGGCATGCAGCTCAAGTCGGTGCCGACGGACCGCATCACCTCGGTGACGATGCCGAACGTCCAGGACCCGAAGAACAAGGACCACGTCGTACCCGACGGCGCGAACGCCGACAAGCTCTGGGAGATGCTCCGCGACGACGTGCCCCTCGACAACAAGGGCAAGGCGTCGGAGGGGAAGAAGACCGTCGCGGCCACCAAAACCCCTTCCGCGCCGGACGACGAGATCGGCGTCCTGGTGCAGAACGCGACGGCGACCTCCACCCGCGGCCCGGCGGGCGGACGCGCCGGCACGATCGCCGAGGAGCTCGTGAGGAAAGGTTTCTTGCAGGCGTCCAAGGACGCGACGGCGGGCCTCTCCGAGGACCGGACGGTCGTGCGCTACCCGAGCGCCGACCTGGAGGGCGACGCCCAGCGCATCGCCAAGTCCCTCGGAATCCCCATGAGTTCGGTGAAGAAGTCGACCGATGTCTCCGGGGTCACCCTCGTCGTGGGCGCCGACTGGCGTACCGGGACGGCGTATCCGAAGCAGTCCGAGGCCAAGGCCGGTGATCTGCCGGGCAACTCGGACGCCATCAACGGCTCGGACACCGGTCAGTGCATGGATGTGTACTCGGTCTACCAGTGGTAG
- a CDS encoding LCP family protein, whose product MDAQGRGRAGDIDPADQWVLNPHTGEYELRLTPSAPQSGIPGPRRSAPSPNRAGAPAGRTASPVAPGRAVPPPRRRRGAPPEEPLPGRRGRRPVKQTSKAKKALLWTGGTMAFVLVAAAGGGYLYIRHLNGNISSVSDDGASTGGFQSDKAINILLIGTDKRTGAGNGSYGDKDSVGHADTTILLHVSKDRTNATALSIPRDLIVDVPDCETTLSDGTTKVIQGTDDVRFNTSLGQDERTASCTVRTVTELTGIQADNFMVADFNAVKTLTTAVGGVEVCLAKDIDDEDSKLKLSKGKHTISGEQALAFVRTRHSVGFGGDLSRIGLQQQFLSALMRKLKSNDTLTNPTKMIKLAEAGTKALTVDSNLDSIGKLKDLGLELGKLNVKNLTFTTVPVVDNPTEKVKATVVLNDATAPTVFDMIKNDVSFTEVKKKAGASKSAEAAEEAARLKGTKSAASEVRVRILNGGAVAGSAQAELEYLQNEEGVLKSENAGNADAALSKTTLEYAPDQADQARRLAAILGLSGAQLKPGKSVTNSQGLPTMTLTLGKDFKGAGASFTTATKAPEGVQQSTADKVECAK is encoded by the coding sequence GTGGACGCACAAGGCCGTGGGCGGGCGGGCGACATCGACCCCGCAGACCAGTGGGTACTCAACCCGCACACCGGTGAATACGAACTGCGACTGACCCCTTCCGCACCGCAGTCGGGTATTCCCGGTCCCCGTAGATCCGCGCCCTCCCCGAACAGGGCGGGCGCACCCGCCGGTCGTACGGCCAGTCCCGTGGCGCCGGGCCGTGCGGTGCCGCCGCCGCGCAGGCGGCGGGGCGCGCCGCCCGAGGAGCCGCTGCCGGGGCGCCGTGGGCGCCGACCGGTCAAACAGACGTCGAAGGCGAAGAAGGCCCTGCTGTGGACCGGCGGCACGATGGCGTTCGTGCTGGTCGCGGCGGCGGGCGGCGGCTATCTCTACATCCGGCACCTGAACGGCAACATCAGCTCCGTCTCCGACGACGGTGCCAGCACCGGCGGCTTCCAGTCGGACAAGGCGATCAACATCCTGCTGATCGGCACCGACAAGCGCACCGGCGCGGGCAACGGGAGCTACGGCGACAAGGACAGCGTCGGGCACGCGGACACCACGATCCTGCTGCACGTCTCCAAGGACCGTACGAACGCGACCGCGCTGAGCATCCCGCGCGACCTGATCGTGGACGTCCCCGACTGCGAGACCACGCTGTCGGACGGCACCACCAAGGTCATCCAGGGCACGGACGACGTGCGCTTCAACACGAGCCTGGGCCAGGACGAACGCACCGCCAGCTGCACCGTGCGGACCGTCACCGAACTCACCGGGATCCAGGCCGACAACTTCATGGTGGCCGACTTCAACGCGGTCAAGACGCTGACCACGGCGGTCGGCGGGGTCGAGGTCTGTCTGGCCAAGGACATCGACGACGAGGACTCGAAGCTCAAGCTGTCGAAGGGCAAGCACACCATCTCGGGCGAGCAGGCCCTCGCCTTCGTGCGTACCCGGCACTCGGTCGGCTTCGGCGGGGACCTGAGCCGGATCGGGCTGCAGCAGCAGTTCCTGAGCGCGCTGATGCGCAAGCTGAAGTCGAACGACACACTCACCAATCCGACGAAGATGATCAAGTTGGCGGAGGCGGGCACCAAGGCGCTGACCGTCGACTCCAACCTCGACAGCATCGGCAAGCTGAAGGACCTCGGTCTGGAGCTGGGCAAGCTGAACGTGAAGAACCTGACGTTCACCACGGTCCCGGTCGTCGACAACCCGACGGAGAAGGTGAAGGCGACGGTCGTCCTCAACGACGCGACCGCTCCCACCGTCTTCGACATGATCAAGAACGATGTGTCGTTCACCGAGGTCAAGAAGAAGGCCGGCGCGTCCAAGAGCGCCGAGGCGGCCGAGGAGGCGGCCCGGCTCAAGGGCACCAAGTCGGCCGCGTCCGAGGTGCGGGTGCGCATCCTCAACGGCGGTGCGGTGGCGGGCAGCGCGCAGGCCGAGCTGGAGTACCTGCAGAACGAAGAGGGCGTACTGAAGTCGGAGAACGCGGGCAACGCGGACGCGGCGCTGAGCAAGACCACGCTGGAGTACGCCCCCGACCAGGCCGACCAGGCGCGCAGGCTGGCGGCCATCCTGGGCCTGTCCGGGGCCCAGCTGAAGCCCGGCAAGAGCGTGACCAACTCCCAGGGCCTGCCCACCATGACCCTCACCCTCGGCAAGGACTTCAAGGGCGCCGGGGCGTCCTTCACCACGGCGACGAAGGCACCCGAGGGGGTGCAGCAGTCCACGGCCGACAAGGTCGAGTGCGCCAAGTGA
- a CDS encoding LCP family protein has protein sequence MTDRARALGPGLGASAGGEGLIRRRRRRWLRGAGLAVAVAAAATAGAAWALYAKLDGNITPDDAAAAELARYEKERPTSLVKGAQNILLIGSDSRSGDENARYGRDSGTERSDTTILLHLSAGRRTATAVSLPRDLMVDVPACLGADGTRGKPAFTMFNSAFQKGGSACTIRTVEKLTNIRVDHHMVVDFHGFKDMVDAVDGVTVCLNEPINDKAAKLRLPAGRVTLDGEEALGYVRARKSLGDGSDTERMDRQQRFLGALVHKVQSNDVLLNPVKLYPVLDAATSSLTTDPELASLRGLYELVRGLRHIPTERVQFLTVPREPYVNDANRDQLAEPEARRLFERLRKDAPVKVKEKAPRFSEHSHDEEPYGESENESGAPTFRGNTAAEDSCG, from the coding sequence GTGACCGACAGAGCTCGCGCCCTCGGACCCGGCCTTGGGGCGTCGGCCGGCGGTGAAGGGCTCATACGCCGCCGGCGGCGGCGGTGGCTGCGCGGTGCCGGACTCGCCGTCGCCGTGGCCGCCGCAGCCACCGCCGGCGCCGCATGGGCCCTCTACGCCAAGCTCGACGGGAACATCACCCCGGACGACGCGGCCGCCGCGGAGCTCGCCCGGTACGAGAAGGAGCGGCCCACCTCACTCGTCAAGGGCGCGCAGAACATTCTGCTGATCGGGTCCGACTCACGGTCGGGGGACGAGAACGCACGGTACGGGCGGGACTCGGGGACCGAGCGGTCGGACACCACGATCCTGCTGCATCTGTCCGCCGGGCGGCGCACCGCGACGGCCGTGTCGCTGCCGCGGGACCTGATGGTGGACGTGCCGGCCTGTCTGGGGGCGGACGGGACCCGTGGCAAGCCCGCGTTCACCATGTTCAACAGCGCCTTCCAGAAGGGCGGTTCGGCCTGCACCATCCGGACCGTCGAGAAACTCACGAACATTCGCGTGGACCATCACATGGTCGTCGACTTCCATGGGTTCAAGGACATGGTGGACGCCGTCGACGGAGTGACGGTCTGTCTGAACGAACCGATCAACGACAAGGCGGCCAAGCTGCGGCTTCCGGCGGGGCGGGTGACGCTGGACGGCGAGGAGGCGCTCGGCTATGTGCGGGCCCGCAAGTCCCTCGGCGACGGCAGCGACACCGAGCGGATGGACCGTCAGCAGCGTTTTCTCGGGGCGCTCGTCCACAAGGTGCAGAGCAATGACGTACTGCTGAATCCGGTGAAGCTCTATCCCGTGCTGGACGCGGCGACTTCCTCGCTCACCACCGATCCCGAGCTGGCGAGTCTGCGCGGGTTGTACGAACTCGTGCGCGGCCTGCGGCACATCCCCACGGAGCGTGTGCAATTCCTTACCGTGCCGCGGGAGCCGTATGTCAACGACGCCAATCGTGATCAACTCGCGGAACCCGAGGCCCGGCGGCTTTTCGAACGGTTGCGCAAGGATGCGCCGGTGAAGGTGAAGGAGAAAGCCCCGAGGTTTTCAGAACATTCTCATGACGAAGAACCCTATGGAGAATCTGAGAACGAGAGCGGGGCACCCACCTTCCGCGGCAACACGGCCGCCGAGGACAGCTGCGGGTAA
- a CDS encoding TIGR03089 family protein, with protein MNATDRTPADLLRSALAADPARPLVTFYDDATGERVELSVATFANWVAKTSNLLQGDLAAAPGDRVTLLLPAHWQTAVWLLACASVGVVADVGGDPAAADVVVSGPDTLEAARACSGERVALALRPLGGRFPQTPDGFVDYAVEVPGQGDRFVPFAPVDPDEPALIVAGREFSAAELVERARAEGTGDRVLSGLPYDTWDGLNAGLYGALATGGSVVLCRHLERLGEEGLAQRIESERVTAVRR; from the coding sequence ATGAACGCCACCGATCGCACCCCTGCCGACCTGCTGCGTTCCGCGCTCGCCGCGGACCCCGCACGCCCCCTGGTGACCTTCTACGACGACGCCACGGGCGAACGTGTCGAATTGTCCGTGGCCACCTTCGCCAATTGGGTGGCCAAGACCTCGAACCTCCTCCAGGGCGACCTCGCCGCCGCGCCCGGTGACCGGGTGACGCTGCTGCTGCCCGCGCACTGGCAGACGGCGGTGTGGCTGCTGGCCTGCGCGTCGGTGGGAGTGGTCGCGGACGTCGGCGGTGATCCGGCCGCGGCCGACGTGGTCGTGAGCGGTCCGGACACGCTGGAGGCGGCGCGGGCGTGTTCCGGGGAGCGGGTCGCGTTGGCCCTGCGGCCGCTGGGCGGGCGCTTCCCGCAGACGCCGGACGGCTTCGTGGACTATGCCGTGGAGGTGCCGGGACAGGGGGACCGGTTCGTTCCGTTCGCTCCGGTGGACCCTGACGAACCCGCGTTGATCGTGGCGGGGCGGGAGTTCAGCGCGGCGGAGCTCGTCGAGCGGGCTCGGGCCGAGGGGACGGGGGACCGCGTGTTGTCGGGGCTGCCGTACGACACGTGGGACGGGTTGAACGCCGGGTTGTACGGGGCGCTCGCCACCGGGGGGTCCGTGGTGCTGTGCCGTCATCTGGAGCGGTTGGGCGAGGAGGGGCTCGCCCAGCGGATCGAGAGTGAGCGGGTCACGGCTGTTCGTCGATGA